One Faecalicatena sp. Marseille-Q4148 DNA window includes the following coding sequences:
- the minD gene encoding septum site-determining protein MinD, whose product MGEIIVVTSGKGGVGKTTTTANIGVGLAQSGKKVIVIDTDLGLRNLDVVMGLENRIVYNLVDVIEGKCRLKQALIHDKRYENLYLLPSAQTKDKSAVSPEQMKKLTGELKEEYDYVLLDCPAGIEQGFQNAIAGADRALVVTTPEVSAIRDADRIIGLLETNQIRKIDLIINRIRIDMVKRGDMMSVDDVNEILSVHLIGAIPDDEQVVIATNQGESVIDQDSLAGQAYRNICKRIGGEEVPFLDLEQGGGIFQKLMHALKKH is encoded by the coding sequence ATGGGTGAAATTATTGTTGTAACATCAGGAAAAGGCGGTGTCGGAAAGACAACAACTACCGCAAATATCGGTGTCGGTCTGGCACAAAGTGGAAAAAAAGTTATTGTAATCGATACTGATCTTGGGCTTCGCAATCTGGATGTAGTAATGGGGCTTGAGAATCGGATTGTTTATAATCTTGTCGATGTGATTGAAGGAAAATGTCGGTTAAAGCAGGCATTGATTCATGATAAACGCTATGAAAATCTGTATCTGCTGCCATCTGCACAGACGAAAGACAAATCTGCGGTTTCTCCGGAACAAATGAAAAAGCTGACGGGAGAGTTAAAAGAAGAATATGATTATGTGCTTTTGGACTGTCCTGCCGGAATCGAGCAGGGATTTCAAAATGCGATCGCAGGTGCAGACAGAGCGCTTGTCGTAACAACGCCGGAAGTTTCGGCGATTCGAGATGCAGATCGGATCATCGGTCTTTTAGAAACAAATCAGATCCGTAAGATTGATCTGATTATCAATCGAATTCGCATTGATATGGTAAAGAGAGGGGATATGATGTCTGTCGATGATGTGAATGAGATTCTGTCTGTTCATCTGATCGGAGCGATTCCGGATGATGAGCAGGTAGTAATTGCGACAAATCAGGGAGAGTCTGTCATCGATCAGGATTCTCTGGCAGGACAGGCTTACCGGAATATCTGTAAACGAATTGGCGGAGAAGAAGTTCCGTTTTTAGATCTGGAACAAGGCGGCGGGATTTTCCAGAAACTAATGCATGCATTAAAAAAGCATTAG
- a CDS encoding septum formation inhibitor, producing the protein MKPSVIIKSSRYGILVHLDREIPFPELLDRVEEKFASSAKFFKEAKMAVSFEGRPLSQAQEEALISRISEAGKVNIICIVDQSEHTELAYRNVINNCIADFARQDGQFYKGTLKRHQILESETSIVILGNVEEGARVAAKGNVIILGTASGHIHAGIAGDQEAFIAALAFCPGRLKIAGRGIRYSRCSEKEEITFCPQIAVLQNAKIKMFPLAGMGQ; encoded by the coding sequence ATGAAACCCTCCGTAATCATCAAAAGCAGCAGATATGGCATTCTTGTACACCTGGATCGGGAAATTCCTTTCCCGGAGCTTCTTGACCGGGTGGAAGAGAAATTTGCATCTTCTGCGAAATTTTTCAAAGAGGCAAAAATGGCGGTCTCATTTGAAGGCCGTCCTTTGAGTCAGGCACAGGAAGAAGCATTGATCAGCCGAATTTCTGAAGCAGGTAAAGTAAATATTATCTGCATCGTTGATCAGTCGGAACATACAGAGCTTGCATACCGCAATGTGATTAATAACTGCATTGCTGATTTTGCAAGACAGGATGGACAGTTTTACAAAGGAACACTGAAAAGACATCAGATATTGGAGTCCGAGACGAGTATTGTCATTCTCGGAAATGTGGAGGAAGGCGCCCGTGTCGCTGCAAAAGGGAATGTGATCATACTCGGAACAGCTTCCGGGCATATTCATGCCGGAATTGCGGGAGATCAAGAGGCTTTTATTGCGGCTCTTGCATTTTGTCCGGGACGCCTGAAAATTGCCGGGCGTGGGATTAGATATTCCCGCTGCTCTGAAAAAGAAGAAATTACATTCTGTCCGCAAATTGCAGTTCTTCAGAATGCAAAAATTAAAATGTTCCCGCTTGCGGGAATGGGACAGTAA
- a CDS encoding cell division topological specificity factor MinE, with protein MKKRASVPIAKERLRSLLISDRICCTETAMEQLEKELYLILSRYIEITKEEFEVQVTHTHIHIKLTGEEI; from the coding sequence ATGAAAAAAAGAGCTTCAGTTCCAATCGCAAAAGAACGCTTGAGATCACTGCTGATTTCAGACCGGATCTGCTGTACAGAGACTGCAATGGAGCAGCTGGAAAAAGAGTTATATCTGATTCTTTCCAGATATATAGAAATTACAAAAGAGGAATTTGAAGTTCAGGTAACACATACACACATACATATCAAACTTACAGGAGAAGAAATTTGA
- a CDS encoding rod shape-determining protein RodA, translated as MKLTKPYHLKDYKFNLVVLVIAISIIGVLAVGSAQKSSQPKQIFGVILGIVVMVIVSLIDYNWVLKFYWVMYVVNLLLLVAVRFFGVSVNGAKRWLDLGFTRIQPSDLTKLLMILFFAQFLMKREEVFKNCKGLLNKTLWEGVALILPSLVLIYLQPNLSNTICLAALFCALLYLGGLHYRFIGTVLVIVIPISVIFLSIVVQPDQKLIKPYQQKRILAWLHPDEYRDGTGYQQSNSIMAIGSGQLTGKGLDNNTTTSVKNGNFISEPQTDFIFAIIGEELGFVGCCIVIILLLLIVVECILIGLRAQNLAGMIICGGVASLIGIQTFINISVATGIFPNTGLSLPFISYGLSSLICLYMGIGFVLNVGLQPKKYQ; from the coding sequence TTGAAATTAACAAAACCGTATCATTTGAAAGATTACAAATTTAATCTGGTAGTGCTTGTCATTGCAATTTCTATTATAGGAGTTCTTGCAGTTGGCAGTGCACAGAAATCTTCACAGCCAAAACAGATTTTCGGAGTGATTCTGGGTATCGTTGTTATGGTAATTGTGTCATTGATTGATTATAACTGGGTGCTGAAATTCTATTGGGTCATGTATGTCGTGAATCTGCTTCTGCTTGTTGCGGTAAGATTTTTCGGAGTTTCCGTGAACGGCGCAAAGCGTTGGCTGGATCTGGGCTTTACAAGAATTCAGCCTTCTGACTTAACAAAACTTCTTATGATTTTGTTTTTTGCTCAATTTTTGATGAAGCGTGAAGAAGTATTTAAGAATTGTAAAGGGCTTTTAAATAAGACACTCTGGGAAGGCGTTGCATTGATTCTGCCGTCTCTGGTTCTGATTTATCTGCAGCCGAATCTTTCTAATACCATCTGTCTTGCAGCATTATTTTGTGCTCTTTTATATCTTGGGGGGCTGCATTATCGTTTCATCGGAACAGTACTGGTCATTGTGATTCCTATTTCAGTGATTTTTTTAAGCATTGTTGTGCAGCCGGACCAGAAACTGATTAAACCATATCAGCAGAAACGTATTCTTGCATGGCTGCATCCGGATGAATATAGAGATGGAACGGGATATCAGCAGAGCAACTCTATTATGGCGATTGGTTCCGGACAGCTGACAGGAAAGGGACTTGATAATAATACAACTACTTCTGTAAAAAATGGTAACTTTATTTCAGAGCCTCAGACGGATTTTATTTTTGCAATTATTGGAGAAGAATTAGGTTTTGTGGGTTGTTGTATCGTAATAATTTTGTTATTATTAATAGTAGTGGAATGTATTTTAATCGGACTACGGGCGCAAAATCTGGCAGGTATGATTATCTGCGGCGGCGTCGCCTCACTGATTGGGATTCAGACATTTATTAATATTAGTGTGGCAACGGGAATTTTCCCGAATACAGGTTTGTCATTACCGTTCATAAGTTACGGTCTGTCCTCTCTTATTTGTTTATATATGGGAATCGGATTTGTGCTTAATGTAGGATTGCAGCCGAAAAAATATCAATAA
- a CDS encoding methylglyoxal synthase → MNIGLIAHDAKKTLMQNFCIAYRGILSKHSLYATGTTGRLIEEVTNLSIHKYLAGPLGGMQQLGAQIEQNGIDALIFFRDPLTPKSNEPNVNDVVRLCDTYNIPMATNIATAELIIHALDRGDLDWREMYK, encoded by the coding sequence ATGAATATCGGATTAATTGCACATGATGCAAAGAAAACACTTATGCAGAATTTCTGTATCGCGTATAGGGGAATCCTAAGCAAGCACTCTCTATATGCAACCGGAACAACCGGAAGACTGATCGAGGAAGTTACGAACCTTTCTATCCATAAATATCTCGCCGGACCGCTGGGGGGAATGCAGCAGCTCGGTGCACAGATTGAGCAGAATGGAATCGATGCGCTTATATTTTTCAGGGATCCGCTGACTCCAAAGTCAAACGAACCAAATGTAAATGATGTTGTCAGATTATGTGATACTTACAATATTCCAATGGCAACCAATATTGCAACAGCGGAACTAATCATTCATGCACTTGACAGGGGAGACTTAGATTGGCGTGAAATGTATAAATAA
- a CDS encoding DUF378 domain-containing protein, with the protein MKWFDNTALTIVIIGAVNWLLIGIFHLDLVAFLFGNMSVLSRIIYTIVGLCGLYLISLFGRIQEM; encoded by the coding sequence ATGAAATGGTTCGATAACACAGCATTAACGATTGTTATTATCGGTGCAGTGAATTGGCTCTTAATTGGTATATTTCATCTGGATCTTGTGGCTTTTCTATTTGGAAACATGTCTGTACTTTCCAGAATCATCTATACTATTGTCGGATTATGCGGGCTGTATCTGATTAGTCTTTTTGGACGAATTCAGGAAATGTAA
- a CDS encoding D-alanyl-D-alanine carboxypeptidase, with amino-acid sequence MKCINNKIIKMSCILLCCITCSGCAKPEPSEAITEYELDTYRKDLYRGSLFADELCVTAENIGNPSVSEDTMLHGAGLFGVNEQKVLYSYRIHDRLFPASTTKILTALLALESGRLDEVVTVSQTAVNVPSDSSKAFLQTGDQLTLRDLLYGLMLPSGNDAAVAIAEFLSGSEEAFAQMMNEKAQSLGATNSHFVNSNGYQHEEHYTTAYDLYLIFNECIKNPVFQEIVSTSEYTASITMADGTIRSQIWKQSNQFVNGMYPVPANVSVVGGKTGTTNEAGACLILYSQNASGSPYISIVMGADTRPVLYADMTSLLEAVPAL; translated from the coding sequence GTGAAATGTATAAATAATAAAATTATCAAAATGAGTTGTATCCTTCTTTGCTGTATTACCTGTTCAGGATGTGCTAAGCCGGAACCATCCGAAGCAATTACGGAATATGAGCTTGACACATACCGCAAAGACTTATATCGCGGATCATTATTTGCAGATGAGCTTTGTGTGACAGCTGAGAATATTGGAAATCCGTCTGTTTCAGAAGATACAATGTTACATGGAGCAGGTCTTTTCGGAGTAAATGAACAAAAGGTATTATATTCTTATCGAATTCATGACCGACTTTTTCCGGCAAGCACAACAAAGATACTGACTGCATTGTTGGCACTGGAATCCGGACGCCTGGATGAGGTTGTAACGGTCAGTCAGACTGCGGTAAATGTGCCGTCAGATTCTTCAAAAGCATTTTTGCAGACAGGAGATCAATTAACGCTTCGTGATCTTTTGTATGGATTAATGCTTCCATCCGGAAATGATGCAGCTGTTGCAATCGCAGAGTTTCTTAGTGGAAGTGAAGAGGCTTTTGCCCAGATGATGAATGAAAAAGCTCAATCTCTTGGAGCTACAAACTCGCACTTCGTGAATTCAAACGGATATCAGCATGAAGAACACTACACTACGGCATATGATCTGTATTTGATTTTTAATGAATGTATTAAGAATCCTGTGTTTCAGGAGATCGTTTCTACCAGTGAATATACGGCATCGATTACTATGGCGGATGGAACGATTCGAAGTCAGATATGGAAACAGAGCAATCAATTTGTAAATGGAATGTATCCCGTGCCGGCGAATGTTTCTGTTGTTGGAGGTAAGACCGGAACAACGAATGAAGCAGGTGCATGCCTGATTTTGTACAGTCAAAATGCTTCTGGCAGCCCATACATTTCTATTGTTATGGGAGCTGATACGCGGCCGGTACTGTATGCAGATATGACCTCACTGTTAGAAGCAGTACCTGCACTTTAA
- a CDS encoding penicillin-binding protein, translating into MFNRIKITFKNVIKSRGFVLIIAFCILFSTLIYRVFDLQIVNGQNYLEDYKLLIQKKKELKGTRGRIYDRNGNVLADNKLAYAVTIEDDGSFDAETRAEKNDVINETILNVIDIVESNGDSIVNDFNILVNSNGEYEFAMSEGTRRQRFIADVYGKRTIDELSTKQKNATAQDIMDFLCEDEKSGYNIDQKKYDKATVVKLTTIRYAMHLNSYQKYIPVTIATDIKDVTVAAIEEHLDTLYGIDIAEDSVRTYPDGMYFAPLLGYTGKISQSEYETLSEEKDSNYSLTDIVGKAGIEQSMDQYLQGTKGEETVYVDNVGKVVESQKVSAAKAGNDLYLSIDKNLQIAAYRVIEEKLAGILLSKIQNIMNYTPDPESDSKNVIIPIDDVYFALINNSILDMDHIALAEAGANEQAIYGAFQVRLEQSLAELSAQLSNPQAPAYSELSKEMQAYMNYIATTLLTTNIGIIQKDKIDTNDEMYKAWMEDESINLYTYLNHAISKNWIDTSVLQNYMSADAKYSDASEIYQAILTFTLDHLKTDDAFAKLVYRYMIKDGTISGTELCLALFEQNVLARDEASINGLLDGSLSSYDFIRAKIQSLELTPGALGLEPCTGSIVMTDVNTGSTIACVSYPGYDNNRLANTMDTAYYYELQTSSSRPFYNKATQERTAPGSTFKMVSSAAGLTEGVIDGGTKINCSGVYTKVTPSPKCWIYSGAHGSIGVERAIDVSCNCYFYEVGHLLGETVSYNTETKENETSYSDSLGVNKLASYAAEFGLDKKSGLEIPESEPNISDTDAVRSAIGQGTNIYTVSQLARYVTAVASRGNVYSLSLLDHTQDLDGNVIETFTPELLTKMENISSSSWNLIQDGMADMVKNSSTFSDMRSLDFEMSGKTGTAQQSTTHADHALFVGYAPSVNPEIALAVRIANGYSSSYAAEIGRDVVKYYYHLVDESSLIHNQAAELGAAIAGD; encoded by the coding sequence TTGTTTAACCGGATCAAAATTACATTTAAAAATGTTATAAAATCCAGAGGTTTTGTTTTGATTATTGCATTCTGCATATTATTTTCCACACTGATTTACCGTGTGTTTGACTTGCAGATTGTAAATGGGCAGAACTATTTGGAAGATTATAAATTATTAATACAGAAGAAAAAAGAACTCAAGGGAACAAGGGGACGGATCTATGACCGTAATGGTAATGTACTTGCGGATAATAAGCTTGCCTATGCAGTTACCATTGAAGATGACGGATCATTTGATGCAGAAACACGGGCAGAAAAAAATGATGTGATCAATGAGACGATTTTGAATGTCATTGATATTGTAGAATCCAATGGAGACAGTATTGTGAATGACTTCAATATCCTTGTAAACAGCAATGGAGAATATGAATTTGCCATGAGCGAGGGAACGCGGAGACAGCGTTTCATTGCCGATGTGTACGGGAAGCGGACCATTGATGAACTGAGTACGAAACAAAAGAATGCTACTGCACAGGATATTATGGATTTTCTCTGTGAAGACGAAAAAAGCGGTTACAATATTGATCAGAAAAAATATGACAAGGCAACGGTAGTAAAGCTGACAACGATTCGTTATGCTATGCATTTGAACAGTTACCAGAAATACATTCCGGTAACGATTGCCACAGATATTAAAGATGTGACAGTAGCTGCGATTGAGGAGCATCTCGATACGCTTTATGGCATTGATATTGCAGAAGATTCTGTCCGTACCTATCCGGATGGAATGTATTTTGCACCGCTGCTTGGCTATACGGGCAAAATCTCCCAGTCAGAATATGAAACACTGTCAGAAGAGAAGGATAGTAATTACTCTCTGACAGATATTGTTGGAAAAGCCGGGATTGAGCAGTCTATGGATCAATATCTGCAAGGTACAAAAGGAGAAGAAACTGTCTATGTAGATAATGTGGGAAAAGTTGTAGAGTCTCAGAAAGTGTCTGCAGCGAAAGCAGGAAATGATCTCTATCTTTCCATTGATAAGAATCTTCAGATCGCAGCATATCGCGTGATCGAAGAAAAGTTAGCGGGTATTTTACTGAGTAAGATCCAAAATATTATGAACTATACGCCGGATCCGGAAAGTGATTCAAAAAATGTTATTATTCCAATTGATGATGTGTATTTTGCGCTGATCAACAACAGTATCCTTGATATGGATCATATTGCGCTTGCAGAAGCCGGGGCAAATGAACAGGCGATTTACGGTGCTTTCCAGGTACGGCTGGAGCAGTCTCTTGCAGAACTGTCTGCACAGCTTTCCAACCCGCAGGCGCCTGCATATAGTGAACTTTCAAAAGAAATGCAGGCGTATATGAATTATATTGCAACCACATTGCTGACGACGAATATCGGAATTATACAGAAAGACAAAATTGATACAAATGATGAAATGTACAAAGCATGGATGGAAGACGAATCCATCAACCTTTATACGTATTTGAATCATGCAATTTCGAAAAACTGGATTGATACATCTGTGTTACAAAATTATATGTCTGCAGATGCGAAATATTCCGATGCCTCTGAGATTTATCAGGCAATCCTGACATTTACACTGGACCACTTAAAAACAGATGATGCTTTTGCAAAACTGGTATATCGCTATATGATTAAAGACGGTACAATCAGCGGAACCGAACTTTGCCTTGCTTTGTTTGAACAAAACGTTCTGGCGAGAGATGAGGCTTCGATAAATGGACTGTTAGATGGATCGCTGTCATCCTACGACTTCATTCGCGCAAAGATTCAGTCGCTCGAGCTGACGCCGGGAGCGCTGGGACTTGAGCCGTGTACCGGTTCTATTGTTATGACAGACGTAAATACCGGAAGTACAATTGCCTGTGTCTCTTACCCTGGGTATGATAATAACCGTCTGGCAAATACAATGGATACTGCTTATTATTATGAGCTTCAGACAAGTTCTTCAAGACCGTTTTATAATAAGGCGACACAAGAGCGAACTGCTCCCGGATCTACGTTCAAAATGGTTTCTTCTGCAGCAGGTCTGACAGAAGGCGTTATTGACGGAGGTACAAAAATTAATTGTTCCGGTGTGTATACAAAGGTAACACCGAGTCCGAAATGTTGGATATACAGTGGGGCACACGGCAGTATCGGAGTAGAGCGGGCAATTGATGTATCATGTAACTGCTATTTTTATGAAGTCGGTCATTTACTGGGAGAAACGGTTTCTTATAACACAGAAACAAAAGAAAATGAAACTTCCTACTCAGACAGTCTTGGAGTTAATAAACTGGCGTCTTACGCGGCAGAATTTGGTTTAGACAAGAAGAGCGGACTTGAGATTCCTGAATCAGAGCCGAACATTTCTGATACGGATGCCGTTCGTTCTGCTATTGGTCAGGGTACTAATATTTATACGGTAAGTCAGCTGGCTCGTTATGTGACTGCAGTTGCCAGCCGGGGCAATGTGTATTCGCTGTCACTTTTGGATCATACGCAGGATCTGGACGGCAATGTCATTGAAACATTTACACCAGAACTCCTGACAAAAATGGAGAATATTTCCTCCTCCAGCTGGAATCTGATCCAGGATGGTATGGCGGATATGGTTAAAAATTCGTCTACTTTTTCTGATATGAGATCTTTGGATTTTGAAATGTCCGGCAAGACCGGAACCGCACAGCAGAGTACGACTCACGCGGATCATGCACTTTTTGTAGGATATGCACCAAGTGTGAATCCGGAGATTGCACTTGCCGTTCGAATTGCAAATGGATACAGCTCTTCTTATGCTGCAGAGATTGGAAGAGATGTTGTCAAATACTATTATCATCTTGTTGATGAATCGTCATTGATCCATAACCAGGCTGCCGAGCTTGGAGCTGCCATTGCAGGAGATTAA